A region from the Haladaptatus sp. R4 genome encodes:
- a CDS encoding Xaa-Pro peptidase family protein, with protein sequence MTDAFAERTRRCQQRLDAADADALVLFPSTNLFYLSGFREHPGERHLLLFVPEDDDPVFVVPDMYGEQIADESWISDVRTWSDGEDPLSLVESVADEFGLHGGHLLVDDRMWALFTQGLRRTLPDATFGLASEVLDHLRMRKDGGEIEALRTAGEVADRARRNPGTRRGRHRDDGVRTGRRDRSPTVDAGGDELAFDTIVGSGPNGAKPHHGYGDREIGYGDPVVLDFGAFVGGYPGDQTRTVVFAGDPPERYEEVHRAVLEAEQAGVEAAQSGVTAESVDRAAREVIESYGYGDEFIHRTGHGVGLDVHEGPYIVEGNDLELEPGMVFSVEPGIYLPGEFGVRIEDLVVITEDGCERLNDSPRTWQAL encoded by the coding sequence ATGACGGACGCTTTCGCGGAACGAACCCGCCGGTGTCAGCAGCGATTGGATGCGGCCGACGCCGATGCCCTCGTCCTTTTCCCGAGCACGAACCTGTTTTACCTCTCCGGCTTCCGGGAACATCCCGGCGAACGACACCTGCTCCTCTTCGTCCCGGAGGACGACGACCCCGTTTTCGTCGTCCCCGACATGTACGGCGAGCAGATAGCCGACGAGTCGTGGATTTCCGACGTTCGGACGTGGAGCGACGGCGAGGACCCGCTCTCGCTCGTGGAATCGGTCGCCGACGAGTTCGGCCTCCACGGCGGCCACCTCCTCGTGGACGACCGGATGTGGGCGCTGTTCACCCAAGGTCTCCGGCGTACCCTCCCCGACGCGACGTTCGGACTGGCCAGCGAAGTGCTCGACCACCTGAGAATGCGCAAGGACGGGGGGGAAATCGAAGCGCTCCGAACGGCTGGCGAGGTCGCGGACCGAGCACGTCGAAATCCGGGAACTCGGCGAGGACGCCATCGGGATGACGGAGTCCGAACTGGCCGCCGAGATCGAAGCCCGACTGTCGACGCGGGGGGCGACGAACTCGCCTTCGACACCATCGTCGGTTCCGGTCCGAACGGCGCGAAACCGCACCACGGCTACGGTGACCGCGAAATCGGCTACGGCGACCCCGTCGTCCTCGACTTCGGCGCGTTCGTTGGCGGCTACCCCGGCGACCAGACCCGAACCGTCGTGTTCGCGGGCGACCCGCCCGAAAGGTACGAAGAGGTACACCGGGCCGTCCTCGAAGCCGAACAGGCGGGTGTCGAAGCCGCCCAATCCGGCGTCACCGCCGAATCCGTGGACCGTGCCGCTCGTGAGGTCATCGAGTCCTACGGCTACGGCGACGAGTTCATCCATCGCACGGGTCACGGCGTCGGGTTGGACGTACACGAAGGGCCGTACATTGTGGAGGGCAACGACCTCGAACTCGAACCCGGAATGGTGTTCAGCGTCGAACCCGGCATCTACCTCCCCGGCGAGTTCGGCGTCCGAATCGAGGACTTGGTCGTCATCACCGAGGACGGCTGTGAGCGCCTGAACGACTCGCCCCGGACGTGGCAAGCGCTCTGA
- a CDS encoding AI-2E family transporter yields MADDTALPMERSRLAWWLVGVVLAIIVLFVFYSFEGTFVLGLFMYYATRPIYNRLEHRLGHPGLTAFASLIAVALPVVVLISYAVAVSAVEVAAIAGESLKGYEGVLRPYFDLSSLTVHPQRIVHLLQQSQGEIMRFGGPELLKTAADLAAAFGTALLQLFVALAFAFYLLRDDDKLVRWFVRDIGGERSTAYSYLAAVDRSLQTVYFGNILNAFVVGLAAAVVYNLANVFAPPGLAVPLPTLLGLLTGIASLVPIVGVKLIYVPIAAYLLVKSLDTGIRTIWFPVAFVALFIIVIDLVAETVIRPYITGRELHVGLMLFAYIFGPLLFGWYGLFFGPLLLVLLIQFNRVVLPDLIQGEPLPKRHATGEPAESGEPRTDESEKVNMGTEWEEAGELGKDETESDGKTESNGEEESDGKTESGNGTEDDVNRSPGRGSP; encoded by the coding sequence ATGGCTGACGATACAGCGCTGCCGATGGAGCGGTCGCGTCTCGCGTGGTGGTTGGTCGGCGTCGTCCTTGCGATCATCGTTCTGTTCGTCTTCTACTCGTTCGAGGGGACGTTCGTACTCGGCCTGTTCATGTACTACGCGACGCGGCCGATATACAACCGTCTCGAACACCGACTCGGTCATCCGGGACTGACCGCGTTCGCGTCGTTGATAGCGGTCGCGCTTCCCGTCGTCGTGCTCATCTCCTACGCTGTCGCCGTGAGCGCGGTCGAAGTGGCGGCGATAGCTGGCGAGTCGTTGAAGGGGTACGAGGGCGTTCTCCGGCCGTATTTCGACCTCTCATCGCTGACGGTCCATCCGCAGCGAATCGTCCATCTCCTCCAGCAGAGCCAGGGAGAGATCATGCGGTTCGGCGGGCCAGAACTGCTCAAAACGGCGGCCGACTTGGCGGCGGCGTTCGGAACCGCGCTCCTCCAGTTGTTCGTCGCGCTCGCGTTCGCCTTCTACCTGCTCCGGGACGACGACAAACTCGTCCGGTGGTTCGTGCGCGACATCGGCGGCGAACGGAGCACGGCGTACAGCTACCTCGCTGCGGTGGACCGAAGCCTGCAAACGGTGTACTTCGGCAACATCCTGAACGCCTTCGTCGTCGGCCTCGCCGCCGCCGTGGTGTACAACCTCGCCAACGTCTTCGCACCGCCGGGACTCGCGGTGCCGCTTCCGACGCTACTCGGCTTGCTCACCGGAATCGCTAGCCTCGTTCCGATCGTCGGGGTGAAGTTGATCTACGTGCCTATCGCGGCCTACCTCCTCGTCAAATCGCTCGACACCGGGATTCGAACCATCTGGTTCCCGGTGGCGTTCGTCGCGCTGTTCATCATCGTCATCGACCTCGTGGCGGAAACGGTCATCCGACCATATATCACGGGACGGGAGTTGCACGTCGGGTTGATGCTGTTCGCGTACATCTTCGGGCCGTTGCTGTTCGGCTGGTACGGGCTGTTTTTCGGGCCGTTGTTGCTCGTCTTGCTGATCCAGTTCAATCGCGTCGTCCTCCCCGATTTGATACAGGGAGAACCGCTCCCGAAACGGCACGCGACGGGTGAACCGGCCGAAAGCGGGGAGCCACGGACCGACGAGAGCGAGAAGGTGAACATGGGGACCGAATGGGAAGAAGCGGGGGAGTTGGGGAAGGACGAAACGGAGTCGGACGGTAAAACGGAATCGAATGGCGAGGAGGAGTCGGACGGCAAAACGGAATCGGGGAACGGGACCGAGGACGACGTGAACCGATCTCCCGGACGAGGGTCACCGTGA
- the nadE gene encoding NAD(+) synthase, producing the protein MRGFEELISGDAERDDRVQALGNAIARLRMTSTYYAANTQSRLVLGTGNRSEQLLGYFTKHGDGGCDLLPLANLYKTEVRALARHVGLPRRIVEKPSTAGLWAEQTDKEELGASYERIDAVLHYVVDRRYRAETVAEELDIPIETVWEVVNRHLETHHKRRLPATPGREVTE; encoded by the coding sequence ATTCGTGGGTTCGAAGAACTGATAAGCGGCGACGCGGAGCGCGACGATCGGGTGCAAGCGCTCGGTAACGCCATCGCACGCCTCCGGATGACCAGCACGTACTACGCGGCGAACACCCAATCCAGGCTCGTGCTCGGAACCGGCAATCGGTCGGAGCAACTGCTCGGTTACTTCACGAAACACGGAGACGGTGGGTGTGACCTCCTCCCGTTAGCGAACCTCTACAAGACGGAAGTACGCGCGCTCGCCCGGCACGTCGGACTCCCCCGGCGGATCGTCGAAAAGCCCTCGACGGCGGGACTGTGGGCCGAGCAGACCGACAAAGAGGAACTGGGTGCGTCCTACGAGCGAATCGACGCGGTCCTCCACTACGTCGTGGACAGACGCTACCGGGCGGAAACGGTCGCGGAGGAACTCGACATTCCGATAGAGACGGTCTGGGAAGTCGTCAACAGACACCTCGAAACTCACCACAAACGCCGTCTGCCAGCCACACCGGGCAGGGAAGTCACCGAATAA
- a CDS encoding CPBP family intramembrane glutamic endopeptidase has protein sequence MSAIWNPKTRATFTAVGLGFGGYAFAVIVVLFTAILFSAAGIALLSRPTLLVAVSIVMGQGVSFGLFALAYLHYTGRGLGYIHARIPTLSDLGWTVGGFAVFYGGLIVVSLVLTTFGIQSAQNELAAIGERDPNVFLLLIPLSFLLIGPGEELLYRGVVQGRLRESFGRWPAIALASLIFALVHFFSLQGAGKLVYLAILLVLSPVLGAAYEYTQNLVVSALIHGAFNAIQFALAYLMVTGQLNP, from the coding sequence ATGAGCGCGATCTGGAACCCGAAGACTCGGGCGACGTTTACCGCAGTCGGATTGGGATTTGGAGGGTACGCGTTCGCGGTCATCGTCGTCCTGTTCACGGCGATTCTGTTTTCCGCGGCCGGTATCGCCCTGCTCTCCCGACCGACGTTGCTCGTCGCGGTTTCGATCGTCATGGGACAGGGCGTTTCCTTCGGTCTGTTCGCACTGGCGTATCTCCACTACACGGGACGCGGCCTCGGCTACATTCACGCACGGATTCCGACGCTCTCGGACCTCGGGTGGACGGTCGGCGGATTCGCCGTCTTCTACGGCGGTCTCATCGTGGTGTCGCTCGTGCTCACGACCTTCGGGATTCAGTCGGCACAGAACGAACTGGCGGCCATCGGGGAACGCGACCCGAACGTGTTTTTGCTCCTGATTCCGCTCTCGTTCCTGCTCATCGGACCCGGCGAGGAACTGCTGTATCGCGGGGTGGTCCAGGGGCGTCTCCGGGAGTCGTTCGGACGGTGGCCCGCCATCGCGCTGGCGAGTCTGATCTTCGCGCTCGTCCATTTCTTCTCGTTGCAGGGCGCGGGAAAACTCGTCTATCTCGCCATCCTGCTCGTGCTCTCGCCGGTCCTCGGTGCGGCCTACGAGTACACGCAAAACCTCGTCGTCTCGGCGCTGATCCACGGCGCGTTCAACGCGATTCAGTTCGCGCTCGCCTATCTGATGGTGACGGGTCAACTCAACCCGTAG
- a CDS encoding flavodoxin domain-containing protein has protein sequence MTRVLVLYGTSEGQTETVAERIGDVLEAAGHDPTVTHVLYRPESLRLTDYDAIIVGASVHGGKHQRYVTRYVKKQVDELNRLPSAFFSVSLTAAEDTDEARDRARRYVAAFLAETGWNPDETAVVPGALKYRQYGTLKRFVMKQVAKRTSEDSDTSREYEYTDWTDVESFTTDFVGSLEKSSAR, from the coding sequence ATGACGCGCGTACTCGTGTTGTACGGTACGTCCGAAGGACAGACCGAGACTGTCGCTGAGCGAATCGGCGACGTGCTCGAAGCGGCGGGCCACGACCCGACCGTCACGCACGTCCTGTACCGGCCCGAGTCGCTCCGACTCACGGACTACGACGCGATCATCGTCGGCGCGTCGGTTCACGGCGGGAAACACCAGCGGTACGTCACACGCTACGTGAAAAAACAGGTGGACGAGTTGAATCGGCTACCGTCCGCGTTCTTCTCCGTGAGCCTTACCGCCGCCGAGGACACCGACGAGGCGCGGGACCGCGCCCGTCGATACGTCGCGGCGTTCCTCGCGGAGACGGGGTGGAATCCGGACGAAACCGCCGTCGTCCCGGGGGCGCTCAAATACAGACAGTACGGCACGCTCAAGCGGTTCGTCATGAAACAGGTCGCGAAACGGACGAGCGAGGACAGCGACACGTCGCGGGAGTACGAGTACACGGACTGGACGGACGTCGAGAGCTTCACGACCGACTTCGTCGGTTCGTTGGAGAAATCGTCCGCGAGGTAA
- a CDS encoding P-II family nitrogen regulator, with protein MTAAADSGIEMVVAIIRPDRLADVKRALVEAGAPSLTVTNVSGRGSQPATKSQWRGEEYVVDLHQKVKIECVVADTPAEDVVEAIREAAHTGEPGDGKIFVLPVLDACQVRTGNRGIDAV; from the coding sequence ATGACCGCCGCGGCCGATTCCGGAATCGAGATGGTTGTCGCGATCATTCGTCCCGACCGATTGGCGGACGTAAAGCGCGCGCTCGTGGAAGCCGGTGCGCCCAGTCTGACCGTCACGAACGTCTCGGGACGCGGCAGTCAACCGGCCACGAAAAGTCAGTGGCGCGGCGAGGAGTACGTCGTCGACCTCCATCAGAAGGTCAAAATCGAGTGCGTCGTCGCGGACACGCCCGCCGAGGACGTCGTGGAAGCGATCCGCGAAGCGGCTCACACCGGCGAACCCGGTGACGGAAAGATATTCGTCCTCCCGGTTCTCGACGCCTGTCAGGTCAGAACCGGGAACCGCGGAATCGACGCAGTGTAG
- a CDS encoding TrkA family potassium uptake protein — MVVIRPLAVFLSTTGTQFTWNERTFIAAVGPRGIIPASTATLFSLQLANAGVPNAKSVVHVVFLVILVTVVVEAGGAPLAAKTLDIIPMTVLIIGGSRIGRALADRLDKRGETPSSSNATVRVINELRSEGYSVVRGNGTDAAVLEEAGGDRAKMVSAATSDDDQNILACQTARTRFGIDRLIAQVNKLENADAFSDLGVQPVTPVTATVDMMDDLILRPNFYEWLSAVGDENEIAEVVVKSDAAVGEQIQQIELENDAVIALFRRDDEFIVPKPTLRIQEGDVVTLIGKREAVERSVVMLE, encoded by the coding sequence ATGGTCGTGATTCGCCCGCTAGCGGTGTTTCTCTCGACGACCGGGACGCAGTTCACGTGGAACGAACGCACGTTCATTGCCGCGGTCGGCCCGCGCGGGATCATCCCCGCTTCGACCGCGACGCTGTTCTCGCTACAACTCGCCAACGCGGGGGTGCCGAACGCGAAGAGCGTCGTTCACGTCGTCTTCCTCGTGATTTTGGTGACCGTCGTCGTGGAGGCAGGCGGCGCGCCGCTCGCGGCCAAAACACTCGACATCATACCCATGACCGTACTCATCATCGGCGGGAGCCGAATCGGACGGGCGCTGGCGGACAGGTTGGACAAACGCGGCGAAACGCCATCATCATCGAACGCGACGGTGCGGGTTATCAACGAGTTGCGGTCGGAGGGCTACTCGGTGGTTCGCGGCAACGGAACGGACGCGGCCGTGCTCGAAGAGGCGGGGGGTGACCGCGCGAAGATGGTCAGCGCCGCGACGAGCGACGACGACCAGAACATCCTCGCCTGCCAGACGGCACGAACCCGGTTCGGCATCGACCGACTCATCGCACAGGTGAACAAACTCGAGAACGCGGACGCCTTCTCCGACCTCGGCGTTCAGCCGGTGACGCCGGTCACGGCGACGGTAGACATGATGGACGATCTGATCCTCCGGCCGAACTTCTACGAATGGCTGTCGGCGGTCGGCGACGAGAACGAAATCGCGGAGGTCGTCGTCAAGTCGGACGCGGCCGTCGGCGAACAGATACAGCAAATCGAACTAGAGAACGACGCCGTCATCGCACTGTTCCGCCGCGACGACGAATTCATCGTCCCGAAACCGACCCTGAGGATTCAAGAGGGCGACGTGGTGACACTTATCGGAAAGCGGGAAGCGGTCGAACGGAGCGTCGTCATGTTGGAGTAG
- a CDS encoding cation:proton antiporter translates to MTAPKSTLKLVTGGAALTFVSLCGLVHYLLGLQWNLSCLIAALLVATGPTVITPVLNQIEVREGVKTLLETEGVINDVTASVLGAVIFSVAALGYHPDPFGGHMGADVIVDFVSRIGTGVLIGIITALLAGYVLRYLSLSPQNSRITVIGTALISYAIADALASEAGIVTVAVAGLILGTVDIPFEREIAGFSGDVTTIVLSVVYIISRRCWTSGISSRSGWAVSSSWFWRWS, encoded by the coding sequence GTGACCGCGCCGAAATCGACGCTGAAACTGGTGACGGGCGGGGCGGCACTGACGTTCGTCTCCCTCTGCGGCCTCGTCCACTATCTTCTCGGCCTCCAGTGGAACCTCTCGTGTCTCATCGCCGCGCTGCTCGTGGCGACCGGACCGACCGTCATCACGCCCGTATTGAATCAAATCGAGGTTCGAGAGGGCGTCAAGACGCTACTGGAGACGGAAGGCGTTATCAACGACGTGACCGCCTCCGTGTTGGGCGCGGTCATCTTCAGCGTGGCCGCGTTGGGCTACCATCCCGACCCGTTCGGGGGGCACATGGGCGCGGACGTCATCGTGGATTTCGTGTCGAGAATCGGAACCGGCGTTCTCATCGGGATAATCACGGCCTTGCTGGCGGGATACGTCCTTCGATACCTGAGCCTGTCTCCACAGAACTCGCGGATCACCGTCATCGGGACGGCGCTGATCTCCTACGCCATCGCGGACGCGTTAGCGTCGGAAGCGGGCATCGTGACCGTGGCGGTCGCGGGGCTGATTCTGGGTACCGTGGATATCCCGTTCGAGCGGGAAATAGCGGGATTCAGCGGCGATGTCACGACCATCGTGTTGAGCGTGGTGTACATCATCTCGCGTCGCTGCTGGACTTCCGGCATCTCCTCACGCTCGGGGTGGGCGGTCTCATCGTCGTGGTTTTGGCGATGGTCGTGA
- a CDS encoding permease, whose translation MNIAGSLTDAATFFGEMTWKTWWALVLGFTISGAVQAFVSEERMTNLLGGRGLREITIGSFFGMISSSCSFGAVATTKSLFEKGASPEASFAGFQFASTNLVIEIGLVMWILLGWQFVAADVFGGILMILLLAAITKYVVPDSWFDAARDHVRSNEEESGTVRDPVCGMEVDPNDDDTLSVETDEGTEYFCSQSCKETFVNQQEDATWKDKLLTVSGWKNAFRNAIGEWQMLWDDLVVGFIVASLLAAFIPRAWWAQLFTLVPEGTVGWVVLGSAIGVLVGIITFVCSVANVPFALVLWNAGIPFGGVMSFIYADLIVPNIVDMYRKYYGKRMAAVLFVSIFVVATVAGIVTHYAWAAGGLIPKHNATGGSVPHAYTTVLDVIFTVVFAAQLYVTYFESSGEGEEEMAAHAD comes from the coding sequence ATGAACATCGCAGGAAGCCTGACCGACGCCGCCACGTTCTTCGGGGAGATGACGTGGAAGACGTGGTGGGCGCTCGTCCTCGGATTCACGATTTCGGGAGCGGTGCAGGCGTTCGTGAGCGAAGAGCGGATGACGAACCTGCTGGGCGGGCGTGGGTTGCGGGAGATCACCATCGGGAGTTTCTTCGGGATGATCTCGTCCAGTTGCTCGTTCGGGGCCGTCGCGACGACGAAATCGCTGTTCGAGAAGGGCGCATCGCCGGAAGCCTCGTTCGCCGGGTTTCAGTTCGCCAGCACGAACCTCGTCATCGAAATCGGACTGGTGATGTGGATCCTGCTCGGGTGGCAGTTCGTCGCCGCCGACGTATTCGGCGGGATTCTGATGATCCTGTTGCTCGCCGCCATCACGAAGTACGTCGTCCCGGACTCGTGGTTCGACGCGGCCCGCGACCACGTTCGGTCGAACGAGGAGGAGAGCGGTACCGTCCGTGACCCCGTCTGTGGCATGGAAGTGGATCCGAACGACGACGACACGCTCAGCGTCGAGACGGACGAGGGAACCGAATACTTCTGCTCACAGTCCTGCAAGGAGACGTTCGTCAATCAGCAGGAGGACGCGACGTGGAAGGACAAACTGCTCACCGTCTCGGGGTGGAAGAACGCCTTCCGGAACGCCATCGGCGAGTGGCAGATGCTGTGGGACGACCTTGTCGTCGGGTTCATCGTCGCCTCGCTCCTCGCGGCGTTCATCCCCAGAGCGTGGTGGGCGCAACTGTTCACGCTCGTTCCGGAGGGAACCGTCGGGTGGGTCGTCCTCGGGTCGGCCATCGGCGTCCTCGTGGGTATCATCACGTTCGTCTGCTCGGTGGCGAACGTCCCCTTCGCGCTCGTGCTGTGGAACGCGGGCATCCCGTTCGGCGGCGTCATGTCGTTCATCTACGCCGACCTCATCGTCCCGAACATCGTGGACATGTACCGGAAATACTACGGGAAGCGGATGGCGGCGGTGCTGTTCGTCTCCATCTTCGTCGTAGCGACCGTGGCCGGTATCGTCACCCACTACGCGTGGGCCGCCGGTGGATTGATTCCGAAGCACAACGCGACGGGCGGATCGGTCCCGCACGCCTACACGACGGTGCTCGACGTGATTTTCACCGTCGTCTTCGCCGCGCAGTTGTACGTCACCTACTTCGAATCGAGCGGCGAAGGGGAAGAAGAGATGGCCGCCCACGCGGACTAA
- a CDS encoding thioredoxin reductase, translating to MTATEGGERRRRRRRRPTGSAVGVFAARYGLDVVVFDRGKSSLRRCGHLENYLGFPAGIDIQTFYELMHDHVEKAGCELVSDLVESVEVVEEGEDGFVVETQDGRRITSDRVVAATRYGGEYLSSLDDGSMFETYEYDGDEYEKFNRSYAEDDGTTQIDGLYVAAPAEAADRQTLMAAGRGARVGITLLEDVREERGYPETIASQYDWIRREAGRTGEWSDRDRWREWFAEQTPDDYDLDEDGRTELREREIDRRFEAYLPDEEIERRRRQGHETLLEHIDDELILEAAREIRDERGTEGSDERVE from the coding sequence ATGACGGCGACCGAGGGCGGAGAACGACGTCGTCGTCGTCGGCGGCGGCCGACGGGCAGTGCCGTCGGGGTGTTCGCCGCGCGATACGGACTCGACGTCGTGGTGTTCGACCGCGGGAAATCCTCGCTCCGACGGTGCGGCCATCTGGAGAACTACCTCGGATTTCCGGCGGGTATCGACATCCAAACGTTCTACGAGTTGATGCACGACCACGTCGAGAAAGCGGGCTGTGAACTCGTATCCGATTTGGTCGAATCGGTGGAGGTAGTCGAGGAAGGGGAAGACGGGTTCGTCGTCGAAACGCAAGACGGACGCCGGATCACGAGTGATCGGGTGGTCGCCGCGACCCGCTACGGCGGCGAGTATCTCTCATCGCTGGACGACGGGTCGATGTTCGAGACGTACGAGTACGACGGCGACGAGTACGAAAAGTTCAACAGGTCGTACGCCGAGGACGACGGGACGACACAAATCGATGGCTTGTACGTCGCGGCACCCGCGGAGGCGGCGGATCGACAGACGCTCATGGCCGCCGGACGCGGTGCACGCGTCGGTATCACGCTTCTCGAAGACGTTCGGGAGGAACGCGGCTATCCCGAAACGATCGCAAGCCAGTACGATTGGATACGACGCGAGGCGGGGAGAACCGGCGAGTGGAGCGACCGTGACCGATGGCGTGAATGGTTCGCCGAGCAGACACCCGACGACTACGATCTCGACGAGGACGGGCGAACCGAACTCCGCGAGCGGGAAATCGACCGGCGGTTCGAGGCGTATCTGCCCGACGAGGAAATCGAACGTCGGCGTCGGCAGGGACACGAAACCCTCCTCGAACACATCGACGACGAACTCATCCTCGAAGCCGCCCGCGAAATCAGGGACGAACGTGGAACCGAGGGAAGCGACGAACGAGTGGAGTGA
- a CDS encoding HEAT repeat domain-containing protein: MADLQIGLSFDEPEVKRKLAKALEHVSLGDPNRLAHRVSKLTDHLDDDDELVRYHLCTALVAVGCAKPEKIGEATDALTTRLDDECDHVRGRAAEALGLTARAEDGSVSPEATSRLEGRCEDEPEFVRERAAFALDGIDDPEAVDEPNGEIGTLDGVRETTEAALDELSSPDEENVCPNCGLALPDAGPPLCPGCGMPR, from the coding sequence ATGGCCGATCTACAGATCGGACTGTCGTTCGACGAACCGGAAGTGAAACGGAAGTTGGCGAAAGCGCTCGAACACGTCTCGCTCGGCGATCCGAATCGGCTCGCCCATCGCGTCTCGAAGCTCACCGACCACCTCGATGACGACGACGAACTCGTCCGCTACCATCTCTGCACGGCGTTGGTGGCTGTCGGCTGTGCGAAACCCGAAAAAATCGGGGAAGCGACCGACGCGCTCACGACGCGGTTGGACGACGAATGCGACCACGTTCGGGGGCGGGCCGCCGAAGCGCTGGGATTGACCGCACGCGCTGAGGATGGGTCGGTTTCGCCGGAAGCGACCTCGCGGTTGGAGGGTCGATGCGAGGACGAACCGGAGTTCGTCCGCGAGAGAGCGGCGTTCGCGCTCGATGGGATCGATGATCCCGAGGCGGTCGACGAACCGAACGGCGAAATCGGGACGCTCGATGGGGTCCGCGAGACGACCGAGGCGGCCCTCGACGAACTCTCGTCGCCCGACGAGGAGAACGTGTGCCCGAACTGCGGACTCGCACTCCCGGACGCCGGGCCGCCGTTGTGTCCCGGCTGTGGGATGCCCCGGTGA
- a CDS encoding ABC transporter substrate-binding protein — MRDGSDGSTRREYVKYGGVVIGGGLLAGCTSDSTPEDGKTKATSEPTDGSDAETVKTTDADGSYTVTMEPVGAVEFESVPERWSNPGGPAYLDMGIALGQLDGVVATGFGLFPAVAFEATGISIDVNPDEIPVIWQDGGFDKEIFYEADSDVHFADPNYLQAYGMSEKDIEEVSKNVGPFFGAYGARPYDWNSDYMPSLYDLFDKVAEVFREQARGKQFRQLHAEMLDDIEGRLPAESDRPTVGVLFVGSNPSKGSFQLIQLRDEGFRQMHYRDAGFEDAWASMDVEAGEYPTVGYETLLDVDPDVLIYDAQIPSAMDSTELRGTDEWRRTYVEPMRDHTVGEKLTAVKDDAVYPGGPPQAGPLLNLFNTERTVKQVYPDEFGADEKLFDRQRVRDIVNGAF; from the coding sequence ATGCGCGACGGGAGCGACGGATCGACGCGACGCGAGTACGTCAAATACGGCGGCGTCGTCATCGGCGGCGGACTGTTGGCGGGGTGTACGAGCGATTCGACGCCCGAAGACGGGAAAACGAAGGCGACGAGCGAACCGACGGACGGGTCCGACGCTGAAACGGTGAAAACGACCGACGCCGACGGGTCGTACACGGTCACGATGGAGCCAGTCGGGGCGGTCGAATTCGAGTCGGTGCCCGAACGCTGGTCGAACCCCGGCGGTCCCGCGTACCTCGATATGGGCATCGCGCTCGGACAACTGGACGGGGTCGTCGCCACCGGATTCGGGTTGTTCCCGGCCGTGGCGTTCGAAGCGACGGGAATATCCATCGACGTGAACCCCGACGAAATCCCCGTCATCTGGCAGGACGGCGGCTTCGACAAGGAGATATTCTACGAAGCGGACTCCGACGTGCACTTCGCCGACCCGAACTACCTGCAGGCGTACGGCATGTCGGAGAAGGACATCGAGGAGGTATCGAAGAACGTCGGCCCGTTCTTCGGCGCGTACGGTGCCCGGCCGTACGACTGGAACAGCGACTACATGCCGTCGCTGTACGACCTCTTCGACAAGGTTGCCGAAGTGTTCCGCGAGCAGGCCCGCGGGAAACAGTTCAGACAGTTACACGCGGAGATGCTCGACGACATCGAGGGCCGATTGCCCGCCGAGAGCGACCGGCCGACCGTCGGCGTCCTCTTCGTCGGGTCGAACCCCTCGAAGGGATCGTTTCAGCTCATTCAACTCAGAGACGAGGGGTTCCGGCAGATGCACTACCGCGATGCCGGTTTCGAGGACGCGTGGGCGTCGATGGACGTCGAGGCCGGGGAGTATCCGACGGTCGGATACGAGACGCTGCTGGACGTGGACCCCGACGTGCTCATCTACGACGCACAGATTCCGTCGGCGATGGATTCGACCGAACTCCGCGGGACCGACGAGTGGCGTCGTACCTACGTCGAACCCATGCGAGACCACACCGTCGGGGAGAAACTCACGGCCGTCAAAGACGACGCCGTCTACCCCGGCGGACCGCCACAGGCGGGACCGCTTCTCAACCTGTTCAACACCGAGCGGACGGTCAAGCAGGTGTATCCGGACGAGTTCGGCGCGGACGAGAAACTGTTCGACAGACAACGAGTGAGGGACATCGTCAACGGAGCGTTTTGA